The genomic window ATTTACCTCTTATTATGGCGACGATTCAATTTCTAAAGCAAACCTTAGTCCGTTGGGTTGCCCTTCGGTGTCTTAGAACAAACCATTATTGTGCAGTTCTTTGAAATTGGTCGCGATACGATGCCTTGCCTATTATGCAACCTTTTCCACAAAGTTCCATTTTTTCCAGTAGATGGGTATAGACAGCCAGTGAGGGTAAAAGAATACCTGGTAATTGCTCACAGAATTTGCAACCACCCACTGCTGAAAAAAAATTTTAATACGTGACAGAACTCCCCCCACGTGGAAAAATAACTGAGTGCTCAAAAAGACCCATTCGCAAGCCCATAGCGGGTTTGGGAAACGGAGGATATAGCTGAATACGTGAGCACGGCCAAGAGCGAGAACGACGTCGGCAGGATTTTTCACCATTCCCAAACAGGACAATGGATGGAAAACATATACTGCTCCACTTGAAAGTGAGACCATCTTTAAGACATAACCCAGATCTTAAAGGAGGAATACAGGGGCCAGAAGGAATCAATTGAGCGCTGGACAGCAAAACGACGAACAGCCCTTGTCTTGCTGAACCTCAGAGGGGAAACATCGGTGGCGGAAGCCAGCCGGCCGCATGGCCTGACAGTCATGAACATAGAAGACTGGCAGGACCAGTTTCTTCGTACCGCGGAAAATGGCTCGTGTCGTCGTCCCAAGGACGAAGAGGTGCTGAAAGAAAAGCAGATCAAAAACCCGAAACAAAAGATCGGGGAGTTAGTGGTCGAGAATGGCGTATTACGGGAGGCCTTGAAACCCTACCCTTTAGGGCAGGAGATGTCCGACCCGTGAGAGCTGCGATGCCGGACATCTCAGAACGAACCGCCTGTCGTCTTTTCCGGGGCCGCCAATCAGCGCTGCATCGGCTGACCAACGGGAAGCGGGCTCAGGCGACGCTCTCGGAGAAATGAGTCGCTCAGCTGGAGCCACTCATGCAGGCATCCGACAGGTATCGTCGCCTGTGGGCTCTACGCTTTCGAGAGGGCCAGATTCATATCCCAAAGCGGTGTATCGGACTTTACGCTTGAAGCGGAGGTTGGTATATCAAGATTCCGCCACTCCACGCCCGGGTGTTCAATATCGACGAAGTTGAACGACACAGAGGAATCATCGTCGGGCCATGGATGTGACGCATATCCCCTGTGGGATGGTTGGGGGCATTTGACCGCCGTAATGGATTGTCATGATCCCGAGCTGATTGGCTATGAGTTGGCCTTGCGCCAAGGGGCCTAGGAAGCGTAGCGTGCGCTCGAATCTGCTTGTCTGGCGCGCTTTGGGACCCTCCGCCCCGTTGGTTCCACCCCGATCCTTCGCCGTGACAAGGGGTTAATTTTCCAGATCCGGCGGTTTCGACAAGCCTGTCGAGACTCCCGCTTGACTCAGGAGTTTATTACTCCATACCCACCGCAACAGAATGGGCTCATTGAACGGTTTTTCAGGAGTCCCAAAGAAGAGTGCGTCTGGCAACATCGTTTTGATGGATTTGAGGAGGAGCGTCATAAGATCAAGGGCTGGATGGGATGGTACAACGCAGAGCGACCTCATCAAGCGTTGCAGTACGGGAGTCCTCATCAATATCGGCAGCAACAAGAATTACATGTGGCTTGATTTCGGGGGGAGCATTACAGACATTCTTCCGCCATTCGTAGCAAAAATGGCTGATAGGTAAACCATGTGGGGATTACTTGGCAATCAAGAAACCAAATGCCAAACCAAATTATGGCTTTGCAAAAATATGAAGATTATCTTAGTGTAGAAAAGACCTCTCGTGCCGCAGAAATCGTCTGATGAATGTTCCTATCGGTGTGAGCCGTTGAGAGCAATATGGCTTCAAATTGAGAGGGAGCCAAATATATTCCATGATTGAGCATTCCATAAAAAAATTTTGCGTATCGTACGGTGTCTGACTTTTTGGCCTCGGCGTAGTCTGTGACAGGTCCTTCGGTAAAAAATCCACCCAACATGGAGCCAACTCGAGTTTGATAGTAGGGAATACCTGATTTCTTCGCTGCTGCTCCTAATCCTTCAGCCAACAATTTGGATCTTTTTTCTAATTCTTTATAAACTCCAGGTGTTTGAAGGATTCGAAGAGTCTCTAGGCCAGCAGCCACTGCCACTGGATTTCCGGAGAGAGTTCCGGCCTGGTACACAGGTCCAGCAGGGGCAATCATTTGCATAATGTCCTTGGTGCCTCCATATGCTCCAATGGGTAAACCTCCCCCGATAATCTTTCCTAAAATCGTGAGGTCAGGACGGACTTTATAAAGGGCTTGCGCTCCCCCAGGATCCACTCTAAAACCAGAAATGACTTCATCGAAAATTAAAAGAATATCGTATTTTTTAGTGATCATTCGGAGCCATGGTAGGAATTCATCCGTTGGAGGTATTACCCCCATATTTCCTGCAATAGGCTCTACAATAATTGCGGCCAAATTTTGGGCATGCTTATGGATTATTTTTTCGGCAGTTTTAATATCGTTATATGGTGCAGTTAGCGTATGCCGGGCAAACGATTCTGGTACTCCAGGGCTATCAGGTATCCCGAGGGTTGCCACGCCTGATCCCGCTTTAACAAGCAAATGGTCGGCATGTCCATGATAGCAGCCCTCGAATTTCAATATTGAATCGCGTTTAGTATAGGCCCTGGCTAAACGAATTGCGCTCATAACGGCTTCCGTCCCTGAATTTACGAGACGGATTTTTTCAATTGAAGGAACCATCTTGACAATAATTTTGGCTAATTCCACTTCTCCTTCGGAGGGGGCTCCATAACTTGTCCCGCGTTTTGACGCACTGATGATAGCCTTTAATACCCGGGAATTCGCATGCCCAAGAATCATAGGCCCCCAAGACAAAACATAGTCCAAAAATTTATTGCCATCCACGTCCTCCAACAAAATCCCTTTAGCTTGCTTAATGAATAAGGGATCTCCTCCGACTGAGCGAAATGCTCTTACGGGGCTATTAACACCACCAGGAATAAATGAATTCGCTCGTTGAAATAATGCCCTGGACCTTGTTGTTTTCACAGAAATTTTCCTCTATTTTTTTTAAAAATCCATTTAAAATATCACTTTCAAGGAATTCGCAAACTCAATTTTTCATTATGCTAAAAATTTATAAGTCACTGAATTTATTAGGAATCATTTAATTTATTTCCATCGGTTTGACTCCAATTTTTCAAAGCTCCAACCGCACCACTACTGCTTCATTAGAAAACCATCCAGGAATCCAATTTCTGCCATCTTTTACTAGCCGAAACTTAGGAACATTTCGAGACGGTCTTCATTTAATAATAATATTTCTCTGTAGCCCCAAATTCTTCCCGAAAACCATGGTCACAACAAATTTCGAACTATTCCCACATTCTTTCATTAAGTGCGTAGTGCAAATTTTTCCTATTTATTTTTTTTACTTTTAACCGAAAGTTTTAGGATACCGTCAACAATCAACAATTATTAATCATTTTGGGATAAATCGATGTATTGTGAACAACGGAGAAAGAATGAAATAACTATTCTTGATTGTTTTGGAAGATTTGATGAAAGTGATACCAAACATTTTATCCAGTGGCTTGAAGGGTTACAAAACCATGGAATTCGACATTTAATATTAAATTTGTCTCCTTTGTACTATTTGGATCCTAAAGTGGTGGATCTCCTATTCTTTGCACAGCAATTTCTTCAAGCAAATTCAGGAACATTTTCATTGGTAAGCCCACTTAGTTCGGTAAGGAATGAACTTGTCCGAGGAAAAATTCCTCATACCATACCCACCTTTGATACCATGTATGATGCTATGCATCGCCCACACTGTGCTTATAATGAGTGTTAAACTAAGCGTGGACTCTTTTAAATAGAAAAGCCCAGAGATTTATATCCCTGGGCTTTTCCAATTTAAATCTCGGCAACGACCTACTTTCCCACAGCCTCACGGCTGCAGTATCATCGGCCCTGGAGGGCTT from Nitrospiraceae bacterium includes these protein-coding regions:
- the hemL gene encoding glutamate-1-semialdehyde 2,1-aminomutase → MKTTRSRALFQRANSFIPGGVNSPVRAFRSVGGDPLFIKQAKGILLEDVDGNKFLDYVLSWGPMILGHANSRVLKAIISASKRGTSYGAPSEGEVELAKIIVKMVPSIEKIRLVNSGTEAVMSAIRLARAYTKRDSILKFEGCYHGHADHLLVKAGSGVATLGIPDSPGVPESFARHTLTAPYNDIKTAEKIIHKHAQNLAAIIVEPIAGNMGVIPPTDEFLPWLRMITKKYDILLIFDEVISGFRVDPGGAQALYKVRPDLTILGKIIGGGLPIGAYGGTKDIMQMIAPAGPVYQAGTLSGNPVAVAAGLETLRILQTPGVYKELEKRSKLLAEGLGAAAKKSGIPYYQTRVGSMLGGFFTEGPVTDYAEAKKSDTVRYAKFFYGMLNHGIYLAPSQFEAILLSTAHTDRNIHQTISAAREVFSTLR
- a CDS encoding STAS domain-containing protein, which produces MYCEQRRKNEITILDCFGRFDESDTKHFIQWLEGLQNHGIRHLILNLSPLYYLDPKVVDLLFFAQQFLQANSGTFSLVSPLSSVRNELVRGKIPHTIPTFDTMYDAMHRPHCAYNEC
- a CDS encoding transposase, which produces MTQEFITPYPPQQNGLIERFFRSPKEECVWQHRFDGFEEERHKIKGWMGWYNAERPHQALQYGSPHQYRQQQELHVA